The Stigmatella erecta DNA window TGAGGACATCCTCCAGACGGAGCGCCGCTACCTCAACCAGGGCATCTCCGAGGAGGCGGCGCTGGGCGGCGTGGCCTTCACCCACGGCCAGGGCACGCTGCTGTTCGACGCGGAAGGCAAGCAGTACCTGGACATGTCCGCGGGCATCTTCACCCAGTCCACCGGGCATGGGCACCCGCATGTGACTCGCAGCATGCACCGCCAGCTGGACCGGCTGTGGAACGTGCACGACTTTCCCACCGACGCGCGCGCCGCCCTCTGCGAGAAGCTGGCGCAGCACTTCCCCGAGCACCTGCAGACCTTCGCCTTCTTCACCACGGGCGCCGAGGCCATCGAGGCCGCCATCCGGGCCGTGTTCGGCGCCGTACCGCCGCAGCGCCAGCGGCTGGCGGCCCTGCGCTACGGCTTCCATGGCAAGACCCAGGGGGCCCGGATGCTGGTGCACTGGGACGTGGGCACCACGTCCTTCTCCGGCAACTCGGTGCTGGGCTATCCGGGGTACTGCTACCGCTGCCCGCTGGGCCGCACCTACCCGAGCTGCGAGATGCAGTGCGCCCAGCTCGTGAACAAGCACATCAGCAGCAAGAAGAACATCGCGGCCCTGTTCTTCGAGCCCATCCAGGGCGCGGCGGGCGTCATCGTTCCCCCGCTGGAGTACTGGCCGATGATTCAGGAGGAGTGCCGCAAGAACGGGGTGCTGCTCGTCGCGGATGAAATCGTCACGGGCGGGGGCAGGACGGGCGAGTTCCTCGCGTGCTCCCTCTTCAACGTCCAGCCGGACATCGTGGCCGCCGCCAAGGGGCTCTCCTCGGGCTTTCCTTTCTCCATGCTGGCGGGGCGCAAGAGCCTGCTGAACGAGGGGGAGTTCGCCCAGGGCGGCGCGGCCTCCTCCACCTTCGGCGGCAACCCCCTGAGCATGACGGCGGCCCGGGCCACCCTGGAGGTGCTGGAGTCCGAGCAGCTCCTGGACCGGGTGAAGCGGCTGGGCGCCCGGCTCCGGGAGGGGCTGCTGGCGCTCCAGGCGGACTTCCCCTTCGTCGGGGACGCGCGGGGCGTGGGGCTGCTCTATGCCCTGGAGTTCGTGACGACGCCCCAGGGCAAGGAGCCGGACGCGGCCAAGGCCCGGTTCTTCTTCCGGCGCTGCATGGAGCTGGGGGTGAAGACGTGTGTGGGGGGCCACATCATCCGCCTGGGGCCGCCCTTCACCGTGAGCGAGCAGGAGCTGGACCAGGCCCTGGGCGTGTTCGGCCAGGTGCTCAAGCAAATGCATGACCAGAAGGTCTGAGCTTCCGAGGCGCGCGCCATGACACGTCAGGTCTCCCGTCCCCAACTCGAGGCGAACCGCTCCCGGTTGCTCCAATCCTTCCAGGGCCAGCGCTGGCTGAGTGAGCCCAGCGGCCGGGACGGGGGGCTCGACATCGAGGACTTCGTGCAGCTGCCCGGAGAGGCCAGCCCCTTCGTGCTCACGCTCCTGCGCGTCCACGGCTCGGGCAACCGCTACTTCGTGCCCCTGCGCGTCACCCTCTCCGCCGGGCAGGAGGCGCAGCTGAGCGATGCGTCCTACGACGCGGGGTTCATCACCGCGCTGCTGCAGTGCATGCGCGAGCAGCGGACGCTCACCACCGAGAAGCAGCGCGCCCTCCATTGCCGGGCCCAGGCGCCCTCGCCGGGGGCGCCCGCCCTGGAGGTCACCCCCTTCAAGGTGGACATGTCGTCCAACTGCCTCAGCGAGCTGCGCCACGGGGAGGAGCGCTGGGTCTGCAAGCTCTACAAGCGCCTGAGCACCGACGGCGGCAATGAGCTCCGGGCCTTGCAGCTGCTGGCGGGCAGCGGCCTGGCCCCGGAGCTGCTGGGCTCCATCACCTACGAGGATGGCGCCGGGCTCCAGGCGCTGGGGGCCCTGACGGCGCTGGTCGAGGGCGAGCCCATCTATCTGCCGCTCAGCCGCCACATCAAAGCCCTCATCGCGCAGGTGGTGGCGGCCCCGGGAGAGGTCAGCCCCCTCACCCGGAACGGGCTCGCGGAGCTCGAGCCGCTGTGCCGCAGGCTCGGCGAGCAGCTGCTGCTCTTCCACCAGCGCCTGAACCAGGGCGCTTCGACGGGCGAGCCTGCCCTCTTCCAGCTCGCCCCCTACCTCGACACCCACCGGGCCCGCTGGGAGCGGCTCCATGCCGCCGTGGAGCAGGACGCGTCCCTGCCCGCCCCCCTGCGCGCCTCAGTCCTGCGGCAACTCCAGCGGGTGTCAAACGCCCTGCTGGCCCCTGGGAAGCTGCGCCACCTGCCCCCGCTGCCCGCCACCATCGCCCACGGGGACCTGCACCTCTCGCACATCCTCGTCGCCGCTTCGGAGGGCGGGGCGCCCCGGCTCTCCATCCTCGATGTCTCCCCGCGCAGCCTTGACGCCCAGGCCCCCGCCTTCCTCACGCAGACCGTGTTGCAGGATCTGCTCAGCCTGCTGCGCGCCATCCAGTACTTCGCCTTCGACGAGATTCTGGATGGCATCAAGGACGTGCTGGGCAACACCCAGCTGGAGGCCACCCGGCTCGTGCTGGAGAATCCCGCCAGCCTGCCGCCCTCCTGCCAGGCCCAGCTCACGGTGCTCTCGGATTGGAGCAAGGGGCTCTTCGGCTGCATCGAGCGCGCGTACCTGAGGGCCTTCGAGCGCGGCACCGCGCTGGACATCCATCCCAGCCATGCGCGGCTGTTCTACGTCTGCCGGCTGCTCCAGGAGCTGGAATACAACTACAGCTACAACCGCGGCTTCTTCAAGTACTGCGACTTCTACTACCTGCTCCACCTGGAAGGGCTCGAATAGAGCGACGACGTCATGCACATCCTCGAGTGCTATCTGGAATGCGGTGGTTTTGATTACAGCTTCATCAAGGGCGGCATCTCCGTCTACACCTGGAACCTGGCCAGCGCCTTCCGGGACGAGGGGCACCAGGTCTCCGTGCTCACCGCCGCGCACGGCCGCCTCGACTACCTCAAGAAGAACTACCCCGTGGAGGAGCTGCCCTACCGGCGGCGCTACACGCTGCCCCTCCAGCTGGATCCGCGCGTGTGGCGCGGCTTCGAGCCCCGGCAGGAGCTGGAGCTGGAGACCCGGGCCTACCGGATCCGCCACCAGGGCGTGGACCTGTACTTCCTGTGCAATGACATGCTGGACCGGTACAGCGACACCTTCTACCCGCCCTACGAGAGCAAGGGAAAGGACCTGGGCTTCTTCAAGCCGCTGGTGTTCCAGATGGACATGGTGCTCTTCATCCGCGAGTTCTTCGCGGACGAGAAGCTGCTCATCCACGCCCACGAGCCCTTCTATCAGTACCTGCTGCCGCTCGCCTTCCGGGACGACGCCAACAAGCGCATGGTGAGCACCGTGCAGAGCAACATGCCGGTCAACAAGAAGGTGTACCGGCCCGAGCTGCAGGCGCAGCTGGACTTCCTGGGCATCCGCGCCGACCTGGCGCCCTTCGACGATGCGCCGCAGACCGATGCCTTCGGCCGCTGCCTGAATGGGTACCTGCCCGAGACCCACCTGCACTACCCCTACCCGGACGACTACATCGCCTTCTACCCGTTGCTGCTCGAGTACAGCGACGCCGTCGACTTCCTGTCCGAGGGGCACCTGGCGTTCTACCGGAACTTCGAGGGCACGGCCTTCAAGGCCATGTTCCGGCGGCTGAAGGTGGCCGAAGTCACCCAGCGCAACGCGCAGAAGATGTTCGTGGGCTGGTGCGCCATCAGCGGCCGCTGGCACCAGACGGACTTCAGCCAGTACCGGCGGGAGGACGTGCTGCGCGGGCTGGGGCTGCGGCCCGAGCTGCCCACCTTCTTCCACAACGCCCGCTACGCGGTGCACCACAAGGGGCAGAACGAGCTGGTGCGCGCGGCGCGCAAGGTGCTGGAGACGGGAGCACCGTGCAACTTCATCCTCCGCTGCCTGTCGGGCAACGGCATCCCGGATCCGGCCTACCACGCCCTGGCGAAGGACTTCCCGGAGCAGGTCCGCCTGGAGTGGCACAACCGGCCCGAGGAGGACCTCGTGGCCATGGCGGCGGCGGCGGACTTCGGCCTCTTCCCCTCGAAGTTCGAGATGGACACCTTCCTCATCGCCCAGGGCGAGGCCATGCTCGCCGGCTGCGTCCCCATCGCCAGCCGGCAGCTCGGCATGAAGCACTGGCGGCACAGCCGCGCGTTCTGCGAGGCGCCCAGCCAGGTGACGGGGCTGGATGTGATTCGCTCCTTCCTGGCCAATGACGAGACGCTGGTGGACTCACTGGTCCGCGCGCTGCAAGAGGCGCTGGCGCTGTACCAGAACCGTCCCCGCTACGAGCAGCTCTCCCAGCGGGCCCGGGCCCGGGCCCAGGAGTTCACCTGGAAGATGAGCGCGCAGGCCCACCTCAAGGTCATGGAGCCGCTCTGGAAGGCGCCCCGGACGGTGGGCACCGCCGCCCCCGGCTCCCGGCCCGCGCCGGAGCCCGCGAAGGACTGGAAGGCCGCCATCAGCACCGAGGGCGAGCTGCTCGGCCTGCGCCGGCGCGAGCCCAGCTCGCCAGGGCTTCCGGCCTTGAGTGACACGGCCTCGGAGGCCGGACGGAAGCTCCTGTACCGCCTGGATGGCGCCCGGCAGGTCGAGTCCTTCTTCGAGGGGGAAGGCGGACGCTTCGAGCGGACGCTGCTCACCCGCTCGGCGGACACGTTCGAGGCGCTCCTGCCCGCCGCCGCCCAGCACAAGCCGCTGTTCCTGCTCGTCACCCTGGCCGATGGCAGCCAGTTCTGGGATGGAGCGGTCCATGAATGACCTCCGCGCGGTGTTGCTGGCCGGCGGCTACGGCAAGCGCATGGGGCGGCTCGGGGCCACCCGGGTGAAGCCGGTCATCCCGTTCGGCACCCGCTGCCACCTGATGGACTTCAGCCTGCACAACGCCCAGCGCTCCGGGCTCGACGAAGTCCTGCTGATGTCCCGGTACAACGAGGAGCAGCTCCACACCTACCTGCGCGAGACGTGGCACGCGCGGATTCCCATCCACTTCGGCCCCTTCAACGCGCTGCACTGGCAGCCCGCCGAGCAGGTGTACCGGGAGGTGCACCGCGCGGATGAGAAGGGCACCGCGGACGCCCTCACCCAGAACCGGCCCTACATCGATACGCCGCCCTACCGGCACACGCTCGTGCTGCACTCGGACCATGTCTACCTGTTCGACTACCGGGACATGTACCGCTTCCACCTGGAGCAGCGCGCGGCGCTGACCATCGGGTTCCAGCAGATCCCCCTGGAGTTCGTCTCGCTGTTCGGCATGGTGGAGGTCGACCCGCAGATGAACCTGCGGGCCTTCGTGGAGAAGCCGCCCCAGCCCACCTCGGACAAGGTCTTCACCGCAGTGTGCCTCTTCCGCAACGACATCCTCTACCGCTACCTCGAGGGCTTCCAGGGCACCCCCTGGCAGCACGACATCAGCCGGGATGTGATTCCGCGCATGCTGGCCGAGGAGGAGGTCATCAAGTGCTACCCCTTCCCGGACTACTGGGAGGACATCGGCACGGCGCACCGCTACCACCGGGCCCACATGAACCTGCTCCAGGGCATCGGCGTTCCCCTGGAGGACATGCCGCGCGTGCTCCCGGGCGGCGAGCAGTGCGTGCTCACGGAGACGGGCCGGGTGCGCAAGTCCATCGTGCCCGCCTCGCTCCGGGAGGGCCCAGCACACATCACACACTCGGTCGTCTTCGCGGGGGCCACCGTCGGCGAGGGGGCCCTCATCGAGAACAGCGTCGTGCTGCCCGGCAGCCGGATCGCCCCCGGGGTGCGCGTGAAGGACTCCATCGTCTGCTCTCACGAAGTGATTGAGTCGGACTTCATCGGCCGCCTGGAATAGGAACACAGCGAACATGGCTCACTACGTGGTGATCGACATTGGAGGCACCAACCTCCGGAGCGCCGTCTTCGACAGTGCCACCCAGCAGCTGCTCGACATTGGCCGGGGGCCCGTGGAGAACTTCCTCAACAATCCCGGCGTGCCGCCCGGACAGCTCTTCGACAAGCTGATTCACCAGGTGCTGGGCCACATCCGCGCCCACGCCGGGCGCTACCCCATCGCCGGTGTCGGCATCTCGTTCCCCGGCCCGGTCAATGAGCGGGGCGAGGTGCACAGCGCGCCCACGCTGTGGGGCACCACCCTTCGAAGCGTTCCGCTGCGCGAGCGGCTCCAGCAGGAGCTGGACGTTCCGGTCGCCGTCATGAATGACATCTCCGCGGCCGTGTACCGCTACCAGTCCTGGTTCAACGAGGACTTCGGCGTCATCACCATCAGCTCGGGCATTGGCAACAAGGTGTTCGCGGGCGGCCGGATGCTGCTCAACGGCCAGGGGCTGGGGGGCGAGCTGGGCCACCACAAGGTCGTGGAGGGGGACAACGCCCTGCCCTGCGACTGCGGGGGCCAGGGCCACCTGGGGGCCATCGCCTCCGGCCGGGGCACCGAGCGGCTCGCGCGGCTCTGGGCCCGCCGGGAGCCCGCCCGCTTCCAGGGCTCCGCGCTGTGGCGCCTCACGCAGGGGGATGCCGAGCGCATCGACACCCACGCGGTGGTGTCCGCCCTCCAGGCGGGAGATGCGCTGGCCAGCGACGTGCTCGCCTTCGGCCAGGCACACCTCGCCGCGAGCCTGGCGCTGCTCTACAACGCCGTGGGCGTGAAGCGCTTCGTCCTGATTGGCGGCTTCTGCATGGCGCTGGGAGCGCGCTACCTCGACGGGCTGAATGCCCAGCTCGCCCGGTGTGACTTGTTCTGCCTGTCCGAGCCGGAGCGGCTGGCCATGCTCCGCCTGGGGCAGAACGATGACGACCACAGCCTCTATGGCCTGGGCGCCTACTTTCTCCAGGCCTCCCCGGCGGACGTCCGGGCGGCGTGACACAGCGGGAGCCGGACATGGGGCAGCGCATCCTGGTGGCGGGAATCGTGGCGCTGGAGATGACCTACCGGATCGACGCCTTTCCCCTTCAGTATGATCCGGTCCGCTACCCCTTCTTCTGCCTCGGCAGCAGCGTGTCGGGCGGTGCCTACAACGTCGCCCGGGCCCTGAGCACGCTGGGCAATGACGTGCGGTGCGCCACGCTGCTGGGACGGGACGCCGCCGGGGGACTGGTGCGCCAGACCTTCGTCCAGGAAGGGCTCTCCCCGGACTTCGCCCTGGAGTCCCTGACGGACACCCCCCACGCCCTCATCCTCTATGACCGGGAGGGGCGGCGGCAGATCCACATCGACCTGAAGGACATCCAGGAGCAGGCGTACCCGGAGGAGCAGTTCGCGCAGGCCCTTCAGGGGTGCACGCTCGCGGCCGTGGGCAACGCCCACTTCTGCCGCCCTCTGCTCCGGCTCGCCCGGGAGGCCGGGGTGCCCATCGCCACGGACGTGCAGACCGTCTCCCACCTGGAGGATCCGTACAACCAGGAGTTCATGCGCGCCGCGGACATCCTCTTCATGAGCCACGAGCGGTTGCCGGTGTCCCCCACGGAGTGGGTGCACCAGGTGCGGGAGCGCTACGGCAACGGCATCATCGTCGTGGGCATGGGCGAGGAGGGTGCCCTGCTCTCGGTGCGCGGAGAGCCGGCGCCCCACCACGTCCCGGCCCTGCGGGGCCTGCCCGTGGTCAGCACCGTGGGGGCGGGAGACGCGCTCTTCTCCTGCTTCCTGCACGCGTATGCCCAGTCACGCGAGCCGCTGCCGGCCCTGCGCCAGGCCGTGGCCTTCGCCGCCTTCAAGATCGGCACGGCGGCGGGGGCCAGCGGCTTCCTCACCGAGGCGGAGCTGGAGCAGCTCCTTCAGGGCTCCGGGGGCGAGCGCCCGTAGGTCTGGGTGAACGAGGCCAGGCGGGCCAGGGCCTCGTCCGTGAGCTGCTCCCACCGGAAGCGCCAGCTCCAGTTGAGGGGACTGGCGCTGCCCGGCTGGTTCATGCGCGCCTCGGCGCCCAACCCCATCACATCCTGCAGGGGGGCCAGGGCCCACTGAGCCACCGAGGACCAGGCCAGACGGATCAGCTCCCAGTGAAGGGCTTCCGGAGCGGGCCCGCCCAGGTACTCCAGGGCGGCACGCCGCTCGGACTCCGGGGCCGATTGGAACCACCCCAGGGACGTGTTGGTGTCGTGCGTCCCGGTGTAGACGACGCAGCCCGGCCGGCACTTGTAGGGCACGTGGGGGTTGTCCGGCGTCTTCGTGAAGGCGTACTGGAGCACGCACATCCCCGGGAAGCCGAACGCGTCCCGGAGCGCGCGCATCGCCGGGGTGATGTAGCCCAGGTCCTCCACCACCACGGGAAGCGGGCCCAGCTGACGGCGCATGGACTCGAAGAAGGCGCTCCCGGGGCCGGGCGCCCAGGTCCCTTCCAGGGCGGGCCTGCCACTGGGAATGGCCCAGTACGCCTCGAAGCCTCCAAAGTGGTCGATCCGCACGTGATCAAACCGCTCGAAGCTCTGGCGGAGCCGGGCGGCCCACCACCCGTAGTCCTCCTGGGCCAGCCGGTTCCAATCATAGACGGGCATGCCCCAGCGCTGGCCCTCCGCGCAGAAGAAGTCATCGGGCGGGGCCCCGGACTCCCACGCGGGGGCGAACGTCTCCGGCGAGAGCTGGAAGTACTCGCGGCGGGCCCAGACATCCGCGCTGTTCTGGGACACGTAGATGGAGACATCCCCCACGAGCCGCACGCCCCGGCTGTTGGCGTAGGCCTTCAACGCGCCCCACTGCCGGTGGAACTCGAACTGAAGGTACTGGTGATGGCGCACCTCCTCCGCCAGGTGGCGGCGGGCGGACTCCAGGGCGCCAGGCTCCCGGCGCCGCAGCCCCTCGTCCCACCGGCGCCAGGCCCGGCCCTGCCCCTGGCGGATGGCCATGTAGAGCGCGTAGTCGTCCAGCCACTCGCGCGCCTCATGCTGGAACTGCTCGAACTGCCGCCGCAGGGAGGCGGAGGCCTGGGTCCAGAAGGCCTGGCTGGCCTTCGCCAGCAGACGCCCCTTGAGCTCGATGACCTGGCGGAAATCCATCCGCTCCAGACTGGACGCGGGGGCGCTCTCCAGCTCGTCCGCGCGCAGCAGGCCCTGCTCGCACAGCAGCTCGGGGCTCAGCATCAGCGGGTTGCCGGCGAACGCGGAGTACGCGGCATAGGGGGAGAACCATTCTTCATGCACGGGCCCCAGGGGCAGGAGCTGCCACAGCTGCTGGCCCGTGGCCGACAGGACATCCACGAAGCGCCGGGCCTCTGGCCCCAGGTCTCCCAGGCCGAAGCGGCCCGGAAGCGACGTGGGGTGGAGGATGAGGCCGCTCCTCCTGGGACTGGACTCCAAAGGATTCATGACGGTTTCCTGCGGCTCAGCGGCGGAAGGGGCCCGTGACTTCGTAGGTGACGCCCCGCCCGTCCGCCCCACGCTGGGAGCTGAAGTAGAACCTGCGCCCATCTGGACTGAACGCCGCCCCGGTGACCTCCGAGCCCTTGTGGCCCATCACCTGGAGAAAGGGCGCGACGCCCAGCTTGGGGGTGAGGACACAGACCTGCATGTCATCCCCGTCCTCGCAGACGAAGAGCTCCTTCGCGCGGGAGACGACCACGTTGTCCACCCCGGACAGCGGTGAGTGCGGGTGACGCGCCGTCTCGTAGAGGATCTCCAGGCGGCCGGTGGCCACGGTGAGCGCCCACACCCGGTTGTCATACTTCGTGGTGAAGTAGACGGTGCCGCTGTCGTACCAGCACCCTTCCCCCCCGCTGAACTCGCTCGACAGGTCCGCGTTGTCCTGGTCCGAGGCGGGCGCATCCGGCCTCACCGGGACCCAGCTCACGGTGGCGCCCGCCCGCGGATCGCCCTCGACGTGAGCCGCCTCCAGCGTGCCGGACGCCAGCGAGGGCCACTTCGCCGGGGTGAAGCGGTAGAGCCGTCCATCCGGCATGTCCTCGGTCAGGTAGAGGCGCCGGCCCATGGGATCCACCGCCACCGCCTCATGCATGAAGGCCCCCAGCGCGGGCCGCGCTTCGCCCTGGGAGGGCCGGGAGGGATCGCACTCCCAGACACGCCCCCGGCCCGTCTCCTCGCACGACAGCCAGGTCCCCCAGGGGGTGGGCCCCCCGGCGCAGTTGGTATCGGTTCCCTGGAGGATGCGGTAGGCGTCCTGGATGACGCCCTGGGCGTTAAAGCGCACCGCGGACGCTCCCCCAGGATCCGCCTCGCTGTTGGAGACGAGGACCCAGCCCCCCTCCGGGAGCGGAAAACACGCGCCCCCATCGGGGGCGGGATGCCACGTGTAGCGCGTTCCGGGCACCGCCTCTCCCGCCCGCCCGATGAGGCGCGAGGAGAACCCCTTGGGCAGGAGCAAGCCCTGCGCGTCGGGGGCTTGCGAGAGCGCGCCGTAAGGGCTCTTTCCTGGCTTCAGGGGGGCGGCGGAGGCGTTGCGCCAGAAGGCTGGCCCCAGGGCGAGCGAGCCTCCTCCCAGGAGTGCGAGGTGAAGCAGGTGACGGCGGTTCATGACGTCCGAGTTTTCCCGCAGAACGCCAAGGGAGGGAAGCCTCCGGGGCGCCTCCCGGCTGGGCGAGCGGACAGCCGTCCTGCTGGGAGCCCAGGGGACGCATGCATAGCTTGAGGGATGCCAAGTGCAGGCACACCTACGGAGCCCCTATGTCCACGCCCAAGATTCCCCTCAAGCTGTTGGATCCGGACGGCGGTTGGATCAACGCCCCTGTCCATGTCTCCGAGCTGGATGGGCAGCCCATCCTCCTCCACTTCTGGTCCATGGCGTGCGAGGACTGCATCTCCCAGTTCGCCGAGGTGAAGCAATGGCTCGAGGTCTTCGGCCCGCAGGGGCTGAAGGTCATCGGCGTCGACGTCACGCGCTCGGAGCAAGAGCTGAGCGACACCAACGCCGTGGAGGACTTCGCGCGCCGGCACGGGCTGAGCTACCCCATCGCGGTGGATGATGGCTCCATGGCGAAGGTGTACCGCGTGACCCAGCACCCCGCCTTCCTCCTCTTCAATGCGGAAGGTTGGCTGCGCTACCACCTCTCGGGGCGTGACGCGGCGCAGAAGGTGGAATCCGCGCTCCGGCTCCTCATGCATTCTCAGTCTTTCACCAGCGCCGCGCAGGCGCCCTGAGCGCGCACTCCCGTGCCTTCTGGGTGAGAGGCTTTGGCCGCCTCTCCCCAGCGGCGGGGGGAGTCAGCGCAGCCCCCTGTCCAGGGGGACCCGTGTCACGGGATACACCAGGCTTGTTGGTTTTTGACGTGTTACGTCAAATCCGTTTTATTCATTTTTTGTAGACTTCCCACAGGTGCGTTTTCTAGCGTCTCGCCTCCCGCGCTCCGGCGCGGCATGAGGAATCGAGAGAGACATGAAAACAGCTTCCCTGTGTGGAATCACGATGGCGCTGACGATGGCGCTGGGCTGCTCGAACGGACCTGTGGGCGTGGCGGAGGAGGCCGAAGGCTTCACGATGCTTCAGCACCACCCGTCCATGCTCGAGGCCAGCTACCAGTCGGGTGGCGCGTCCGTGCGCGCGATGCTGGTGGAGAGCGCGCCCAACGTCGTGGAGGTGACGTACGACTTCGGGGATCCGGTCATCGCGTTCCGCATTGATTACAACCAGGGCGAGGGCCACTTCATGCCGAACGGCAACCCGCTCGACGCGGCGCAGGCCCGGCTGATCACCCCGCTGCTCGAGGGCATCTCCCAGGCCGTGCCGGAAGAGGACTCGGCACGCTCGCGCGTCGAGAACGCGGCGATGCGGCAGACGAGCTTCATGCAGATCGTCCCGGTGGGCGAGCCCCTCTCGCCGTACCGCTTCGTCGCGGAGCGCGGCTGGACGCACATCTCCTGCTCCTGCGGCAGCCAGAACATCGGCGGCTATACGCGCCAGGCGGGCCGGGGCTGTAGCTGCAACGGCGGCTCGGGCAACGGCTGCAAGGGCCGCTGCGGCCAGGGCTGTGGCATCAACAGCACCCCCAAGTGCGTGGGCTCGACGGCCTACACGCAGGACTGCGCCAAGCACGACTACGGCCTCGGCAGCTTCGCGGCCGCCTCGGACGACTACTCCTTCGCGAGCAACAACTGCAGCTGCAGTGGAGTCGGATCCTGCGAGTAACCGCCCCGCTGCCCCTTCTCACCGCGCTGGCCGTGCTCGCGGGCACGGCCTTCGCGTGCAACCGTTCCTCCAGTCCCTGTCCTGACGGCGCACGGCTGCATGGCCGCGCCCCGCCGGAGGGGACCCTGCAATGGTGCGCGAAGCCCGATGGCCAGAAGCATGGCCGTTGGGCGGAGTGGCACCCCAATGGGAAGCTCAAGACCGAGGGCAGCTATGCCCAGGGCAAGATGGAAGGCCGCTGGGTCAGCTACTTCCCGACCGGTGTGAAGCAGCTCGAAGGCGAGTACCAGGGCGGCCTCAAGCGGGGCCAGTGGACGCTCTACTACGAGGAAGGACCCAAGAACCGCGAGGAGGTCCACGCCCCCGGCTCCAACGCGGTGAAGTGGACGGCGTGGCGCTCTGACGGGCAGGTGTGGGCCGAAGGAACGCTCGTGGGTCAGCGCCCGCAGGGGCCCTACTCCGAATGGCACCCCAACGGGGTGCTGGCCGCCCAGGGCCTCTACGAGGACGGCCGTCAAACCGGGCAGTGGACCTACTGGGATCTCCAGGGCCATGCCTCGGCCGAGCCGCAGGGC harbors:
- a CDS encoding aspartate aminotransferase family protein: MSTEDILQTERRYLNQGISEEAALGGVAFTHGQGTLLFDAEGKQYLDMSAGIFTQSTGHGHPHVTRSMHRQLDRLWNVHDFPTDARAALCEKLAQHFPEHLQTFAFFTTGAEAIEAAIRAVFGAVPPQRQRLAALRYGFHGKTQGARMLVHWDVGTTSFSGNSVLGYPGYCYRCPLGRTYPSCEMQCAQLVNKHISSKKNIAALFFEPIQGAAGVIVPPLEYWPMIQEECRKNGVLLVADEIVTGGGRTGEFLACSLFNVQPDIVAAAKGLSSGFPFSMLAGRKSLLNEGEFAQGGAASSTFGGNPLSMTAARATLEVLESEQLLDRVKRLGARLREGLLALQADFPFVGDARGVGLLYALEFVTTPQGKEPDAAKARFFFRRCMELGVKTCVGGHIIRLGPPFTVSEQELDQALGVFGQVLKQMHDQKV
- a CDS encoding phosphotransferase, which translates into the protein MTRQVSRPQLEANRSRLLQSFQGQRWLSEPSGRDGGLDIEDFVQLPGEASPFVLTLLRVHGSGNRYFVPLRVTLSAGQEAQLSDASYDAGFITALLQCMREQRTLTTEKQRALHCRAQAPSPGAPALEVTPFKVDMSSNCLSELRHGEERWVCKLYKRLSTDGGNELRALQLLAGSGLAPELLGSITYEDGAGLQALGALTALVEGEPIYLPLSRHIKALIAQVVAAPGEVSPLTRNGLAELEPLCRRLGEQLLLFHQRLNQGASTGEPALFQLAPYLDTHRARWERLHAAVEQDASLPAPLRASVLRQLQRVSNALLAPGKLRHLPPLPATIAHGDLHLSHILVAASEGGAPRLSILDVSPRSLDAQAPAFLTQTVLQDLLSLLRAIQYFAFDEILDGIKDVLGNTQLEATRLVLENPASLPPSCQAQLTVLSDWSKGLFGCIERAYLRAFERGTALDIHPSHARLFYVCRLLQELEYNYSYNRGFFKYCDFYYLLHLEGLE
- a CDS encoding glycosyltransferase — encoded protein: MHILECYLECGGFDYSFIKGGISVYTWNLASAFRDEGHQVSVLTAAHGRLDYLKKNYPVEELPYRRRYTLPLQLDPRVWRGFEPRQELELETRAYRIRHQGVDLYFLCNDMLDRYSDTFYPPYESKGKDLGFFKPLVFQMDMVLFIREFFADEKLLIHAHEPFYQYLLPLAFRDDANKRMVSTVQSNMPVNKKVYRPELQAQLDFLGIRADLAPFDDAPQTDAFGRCLNGYLPETHLHYPYPDDYIAFYPLLLEYSDAVDFLSEGHLAFYRNFEGTAFKAMFRRLKVAEVTQRNAQKMFVGWCAISGRWHQTDFSQYRREDVLRGLGLRPELPTFFHNARYAVHHKGQNELVRAARKVLETGAPCNFILRCLSGNGIPDPAYHALAKDFPEQVRLEWHNRPEEDLVAMAAAADFGLFPSKFEMDTFLIAQGEAMLAGCVPIASRQLGMKHWRHSRAFCEAPSQVTGLDVIRSFLANDETLVDSLVRALQEALALYQNRPRYEQLSQRARARAQEFTWKMSAQAHLKVMEPLWKAPRTVGTAAPGSRPAPEPAKDWKAAISTEGELLGLRRREPSSPGLPALSDTASEAGRKLLYRLDGARQVESFFEGEGGRFERTLLTRSADTFEALLPAAAQHKPLFLLVTLADGSQFWDGAVHE
- a CDS encoding sugar phosphate nucleotidyltransferase gives rise to the protein MNDLRAVLLAGGYGKRMGRLGATRVKPVIPFGTRCHLMDFSLHNAQRSGLDEVLLMSRYNEEQLHTYLRETWHARIPIHFGPFNALHWQPAEQVYREVHRADEKGTADALTQNRPYIDTPPYRHTLVLHSDHVYLFDYRDMYRFHLEQRAALTIGFQQIPLEFVSLFGMVEVDPQMNLRAFVEKPPQPTSDKVFTAVCLFRNDILYRYLEGFQGTPWQHDISRDVIPRMLAEEEVIKCYPFPDYWEDIGTAHRYHRAHMNLLQGIGVPLEDMPRVLPGGEQCVLTETGRVRKSIVPASLREGPAHITHSVVFAGATVGEGALIENSVVLPGSRIAPGVRVKDSIVCSHEVIESDFIGRLE
- a CDS encoding ROK family protein, producing the protein MAHYVVIDIGGTNLRSAVFDSATQQLLDIGRGPVENFLNNPGVPPGQLFDKLIHQVLGHIRAHAGRYPIAGVGISFPGPVNERGEVHSAPTLWGTTLRSVPLRERLQQELDVPVAVMNDISAAVYRYQSWFNEDFGVITISSGIGNKVFAGGRMLLNGQGLGGELGHHKVVEGDNALPCDCGGQGHLGAIASGRGTERLARLWARREPARFQGSALWRLTQGDAERIDTHAVVSALQAGDALASDVLAFGQAHLAASLALLYNAVGVKRFVLIGGFCMALGARYLDGLNAQLARCDLFCLSEPERLAMLRLGQNDDDHSLYGLGAYFLQASPADVRAA
- a CDS encoding carbohydrate kinase family protein — translated: MGQRILVAGIVALEMTYRIDAFPLQYDPVRYPFFCLGSSVSGGAYNVARALSTLGNDVRCATLLGRDAAGGLVRQTFVQEGLSPDFALESLTDTPHALILYDREGRRQIHIDLKDIQEQAYPEEQFAQALQGCTLAAVGNAHFCRPLLRLAREAGVPIATDVQTVSHLEDPYNQEFMRAADILFMSHERLPVSPTEWVHQVRERYGNGIIVVGMGEEGALLSVRGEPAPHHVPALRGLPVVSTVGAGDALFSCFLHAYAQSREPLPALRQAVAFAAFKIGTAAGASGFLTEAELEQLLQGSGGERP